The genomic region atattaatttaaagtatttttatctttttatacaaaatctagaaaaaaatttatgcttataatgagatttgaacccaaaatacCAAATATATGCTCTCAACTTTGTCGTTTCAACTAAAGTAACATTtcttatatgttatttataaacGCACCCATGTATTTTAAATACGTAATTTTGATACGTATATCCATGTGATAAAATTTCTACTCATTTATAATTTctctttcaaattttgtttaaacCAGAGTttcacataaatatatttttaaaatattttaattttttatgtataaatttcttaaaaatatctttataaaCAATATCTACTTAAATATCtttataaaatatctttataagaaaaggttaaaatatgcttcaaGTCTCTGTACTTTTTGCACATTTGAAGTTTAGTccttctacttttatttttagaaatttagtcttcttactttgattttaaaattcaagtccaattgaTAACTCCACTAAAATTTTCTACTAAATttgttgatgtgacattttaaaattaaaaaattcacttGGTAAACTATGTAACAAAAAATGACGTtgtaatgaacttaaatttaacaaaaaaaagttttgacAGTACTAACAATTAGacctgaatttttaaatttgaaaagttgagggactaaattccttaaaataaaaagtagatGGACTGAATTCTAAATGTATGGATTTTTTTagggcatattttaacctacaaaataataataaatacatcctCGTATTTCTTCCGGTTGCTGATGagatattttggtatttgaacTTGACGTCAAGGTTTAAATTGGTactttaaaggttttttttagttcaattagATACctaaatttggttttacaattcaaatcgGTTCAAATAACTAAGCACCAACCAGAAAGCTAAGTTCAAGTATCAACTTAAACCAAGAAGTCAAGTTCAAGTATTAAAATAGATCATATAAACTTTAGGTATTAAATTAAACGTTAAATCCATGTTTAAGTACctaattggaaaaaaaactttaagtACCAATTTGAACCCTGAAACCAAGTTCAGGTGCCAAAATGCATATTCACcctataaattattttgaatgcaacaaaatttatttcatttaaattaattaatttaaatattaacttcCTTAGGATGTTGATTAATCAGCTCGAATCTGAGCCGTTCAATCCTTATCACCTTCATCActtcaagtaaaaaaattacacaTGCATTCACCTGAATTGCTTCATTATTACCCGAAATTCCATTCCATGGACTCGTATATGATCCGATTATCAAGTCCATTTACCTACAATCACAAATGCTACCTTTTTGCCAATCAAAAACTTAGCCGTCATTTCACGTCATTCAATTTCAGGCTCCAAAGCAGGAAAAATTCTACTTCTGATGCTAAGGAGTTCGACGAATCGGCATTTGAAGCTGAGAGGTTGAGACTGGACGCAAAGGCTCGAGAATCAATGGCCCAGATTTCCAAAACAATGACGGAAACGACTGCAGAAGCCGAAGCTGATCCCAAAGCTTGGAAATGGGTCATTCGTAAAAGGATTTGGGATTTAATGGAGGCGCAGAATATTGCACAGAACCCAAGACCCGTTCATCATCGGATCCCAAACTTCGTCGGTGCCTCATCTGCTGccaaaaaagtataaaagtcATTAACCTTTTAATCTATTGAGTTTTCTGGGTTtcgagaaaaaagaaagaaataaggaAACCCTTTATTTGTGTTGTTGTTGCGCAGTTGAGTGAGCTGGAAGCATTTGTGATGGCTAACTGTGTGAAGGTAAACCCGGATTCACCTCAAAAGCAAGTCAGGTTTCTCACTCTTTCTGGTtagttttattcaattaatcagTTTGGTATAATGATGCCTATACTGATTGTATGAATGTGttccctttaaattttttaaatactttcaTTTTTATCAGGCTGTCTTTCCATGTAATTCTGAATTCTAATATGCCTCATTTTGTTATCATGCTGCAAATTCTGTAGCTTTAAGAGATGTGCTTTTGATATTTGtgaatataaatcatattttttttgtcttcaGTTGATCTATGAAATGCTTCTAACAGTTGCAGTAACGGGAAGTGTTACTGAACCCCGGTATTTTGCCCATTTGCCAAGGGGATTCACCCATACCCACGTTGTGAGATCGAGCCACAAGAATTGCGTGTTAGTGGTGTGTGTGGTAGTGATTTTTTTGCCTAACTGGTGTGGTGATGTTTTTCATTGATTTGCTAGGTAGCTGTTGAGGATATCATACAAGAGAGTTTTATTTGGGTGTATATTCTTGGattttaatcttttgaaatcAATCCTTGTTCTCTTAATGACGTTTATAACACATCTGTTCTGGTACCGGAGTAGCTATACTTTTGGTGTAATATATGAACCCTTTATATGTACAGATGGCAAGAAGTTGCTTACTCCGCAACCTCGCTTGAGAACCGGTTTCTTTTCAATACTTGAGTCCTCTATGTTGACTCCTAGTACCATCAACGAGGCATGCACTTCTGTAGGGGTTGCAAAGTATGGAAGGCCAATTGGATTCGATGAAAAGATCAAGGTTGATGTAATTGTCATTGGTTCAGTTGCTGTAGATCCGAAAACTGGGGCTCGACTCGGCAAGGGAGAGGTAAGGATTCATTCTATCTTGCTGCATTACTTTTTGGTCATCCTGTAAATTCTATGGTTGATGATGGTGGAAAATCAGGTCTAGAACATATAATTTTGTCTTCAACCTCATTGAAGAGTACAAATTACTAATTTCAGCCCATATTTGTCCTCTTGTTATCTCATCTGATAGTCAGTAATCAGTGGATAAATGAACCATTCCGATCAGTTTTAACTTTTGAGCACTAATGACTTGCAGAAACTGACATGTGTTGCTTATTTTCTTGGCTGCTTATAACGCAATTTATTTATCCACAAGTTGAACACATTGACCAACATTTTCCTGTTATCTTGTTTTTCGACATTTCATTGGCACGGTACCATTGTATGACCGAAAACTTATCTCCATTAACTTACTAAGAGGACTTCTTTAGTGTATTTCTGTACAAACTGCTATAACTAATTGAACTCTACAATTTACAAACCAAGAAACTCAGAAGATCAAGGAAACCTTTCTccgtgtgtgtgtgtgtgtgtatgtgcCTGTGTGTTGGAAATTCGGTCTAATCTTTTAGTGTATAAATATGTGGAAACATTCTCGAATTGATATTTCTGGTTTTGTTGTATGGTATACTGAGTTTGAGATGTTTGATTTTCAGAAGCCATatgattttttcttattttaagagaaatttgGGACTTGGCGACAGGGATTTGCTGAACTCGAGTATGGCATGCTGCGGTATATGGGTGCCATTGATGATTCAACTCCGGTGGTTACCTCAGGTacgacaatcacctatctttcactaaagatgaaattttaacagAGATCCCTTTCCATTTAAACTGGCTATGGTTtatacaaaaatgttaaaagttgaaCTTGCAACAGCAAGCCAGGAGTCTATTGCAAATGTTTTAGACCACACCtcaaatatctttatttttgtCGTGGATCTTTACATTCTCAAAccacataataataatttgaacgtttagaaatattttctaCCCTTTGGCactcaaaatttattgaaagttttagTACATAAGTTAGCAATAAACTAATttcaattggtaatatttaGCCACTGTTATgacttatttttagcaaagagaaggagaagttttcacttattttgaagaggccttattttttataagaattttacTCGACcttctaatttcaagtttaaatttatactaattattctttattttatgtctaactATATTAACGTATGTGTATTAAGTAAGCTTTTTCCTTGGTTGTTACACTAGTATCCAAACGAAGCATAATTGTTTAGCGTTTTTCTGACTTCTGCTTCTATCACTTCACCATAAATTATTATCGACTAACTTTTAGATTATGGGATTTTCTAGACACACTGAATGGAGACGATATCTGTTATAATTTGTGAAATGTAGCTTTGGCTAGTTATAGAGTAGTAAAGCTCCTTGTCATGGGGATTTTGCCCAACTGCTACagcagaaaaatgaagaatgcAGTGTGGTTATCAGCCATAATTCCTCTGTTCTTGAAACTGTTTTCatcattaatatatttgttagatatTGTCTAACAATTTTCCGATCTCATTAATTGGATTCTGTCTTTTGTTACAGTGCATGACTGTCAGATTGTAGATGATATTCCAGTTGAGAAACTGTTGGTCCATGATGTCCCTGTTGACATCATTTGTACTCCTACTCAAGTTATTTTCACCAATAGAACAGTCCCAAAGCCTCAAGGTTGGTGAAAACTCTCTtgttttaattgttgatttcaGGTCTTTACCATCCCCATTATTTATTTCCCGGGGGATAAATTTAACAACCTCTAGCTTACATTTTTGGCCAGAAAGTCATTGGTTACTGCAAGTACAAAAATGGAACGGTCCTCTATGGTTGGATATTCACTTATGATAAATACATCTTATATTCCATTACTACATTAATGAATGTAATTTTGCTTCTTCTACTGCTTTGCCAACTTGAATTTAAGAAGAATACCTTTCTTGATGCACAAGTCATCCATGACCATCAGTCATAGGAATAGGATTAGGATGTAACCTTTCTTCTCTTTGCAGGCATTTACTGGGATAAATTGTCTCCGGAAAAGCTGGGGCAAATTCGGATACTAAGAGAGCTCAAAAGCAGAATTGAACAGGAGACTGGGAAGAAGCTCCCCTGTGGTCCATCTGAGAAATTACCCCCGACTGCTCAAAGAAGGCGCCGGCGTTCTTAAATACCGAATATGGTAAATGAAGAATAACAAAAAGTTCCCGAGATTGGCTTCTTgaatcttcttttttctttttcgaaaatagaaaatttttgttgTCTAGACTTTGAATGACTCAATAAAATGAATGTTGTTATTAGCACATAAGTCAACTACTGTTTTCTGTTGCATATGGAAATCAACAACATTAAGAGTGTATATGGTGGTAAATATTCTTATCAATCTCCACGAGCAACCTGGTTGTCAATTGATAAGAAAACTAGGAACTCGACTGAATGATCCAGAAGTAGATGGCCGTGCATAAACTGGCAACTGCTACTCTAACGGCTGTGGAGTTGGAGAGAGGCTGTAGTCAAGACCAAACAATGACTCCATAAACACGTGCATGAAATGCATCTCAGATATATCAGGTTGCAACGCCTTAGTATACTCCGTTGGCACATGTACTGGTGGATCATGTGCTAACCTTGCATCCAATCCAAACCACGTACGAGGATCATCAAGCCCTCCTATCTGTGTCCCAAGCGTTGGTGGTTACTCCATCTGTGGTTGCACCGGATTGCTAGAACCCCCCTCAAACTGACCTGGAAATCTGGAGTCTGGCATCTTAGGATGGTAATTGCTCACCTATGATTGTTGACTTCAATGTTGGGTCTGCTAAGGTTGGGCAAATGACATCGAATAATCGTCTACATTAAGTGCATTTGTTGACTGTTGGGGCTGCGAAGCTGCAGATGTGTGTACAACCCGCCTTAGATGACCATGTCCCGACCAGAATGGGATAACTGCTTCATTCAATAAAAACGGTTTTCCGTTTTCAGTGAACTGGTTCTTATATTCAACTGAGGCTTTGAAGTTGCCTTGGCTATCAAACCCATTCACCACCAACAAATTCCAATTATCCCAACTTTGAATCCAGTCCAGATGGAACCAGCTTCAGTCAACCCCCCTCTATTTCGATTGTTGAATTTATGCATACTGTCCATTTTCATTGGATCCAATGAGCTTCAGTATAAGTGCTCCGATGGCATTTTGAACGTCTAGATTCAACGCCTCCTCCTGTAATACTTTAAGAAGTTCATCCAGTCATGTATATAAGATGAACTTTCCATACAATTTTACGGGCGAAGGAATAGCTCCAAGCAAACATCCACAAACATCGTTATGGGCATGTGCGTCTCCTCAGAAATTACAAACCCATACACCAAGGAGGAGTGTGACGCTTTGTAGCACGAAGTACATTCCCCACATTATAGGTGGAAATTATGGGTTTCAAGTCGCCATTGTTCCCTCAATGCAGCAATCAACTTAGGGTATAGTTAAAAAGTCCTAATTAATGTTAAATATGCTAGAATTCTATTGTTGTTTTTTCATCTACATTGTGGGAATGGTAAAGtctaatattatataatcaaaattaattctaatacACAAATGTGAGTAGAAAGAGAAATTTAACCCAATACTCGAGAACAAAactactaacatttaaccactTACCCAAATAACctaatgtattaaattattaaagaaaactAATTTTGTAGAACGCGTTTTTAGACACATCAGCAGAAAATGCAACGTTTCTTGCAGGACGTGTTTTCtgtttctctctccaaaatcgacctatttccctaaatatCAGAAAAATGAGCCTATTTCCCCGTTATCTTCCAAAATTGGCATATATTGCTAATTTACCCAAGGTTAgagggtttttcttttcttttgcctcTTGTTTGGAAGTGGGGGAATTGGGGTAGGGTTGTGAGGTGAGGAAGGGGGGTTTAGGGGTTAATAGGTGGTGTATGAGGGTGGGATTTAATGGGACGAGTGTTAATGGCTAAGTATTGGGTTCCCAAATTGTCAGGTCAGTGCACAATTTGGATTTTCAATGTGCTGATTTTTTTATTCAGGGTCAGTATACGATTATTGATCTCGTTTTCATCCCAAATCGGTATTTGAACTGAAGATTTAAGATTTCTAAATCGAATCTATATTATTTCAGTAAAAAATTGTATATTGTTTAAGTAAATACTTATATTATTTAGGTTAAAAAATGgtagaatttcatttattcaccTTTGTGACAAGCAAAAAAAGGCACCTACATCTAATGCTCAATTTAAGATAAACAAGAAAACTTCAACCCGTAACACTAGCTTCTGCGAGCCCAACTCTTCCATGCTAAGTACACTTGTACAAAATCCAAttgaaacaattcaatcttATAATGCTTCCATCAATGAATATCTGCCAAACTAGGAAGCACGGCCACCGCGGTATTCACCTCATTTCGGTGTTGGACACTCTTCTAAGCATTAGCTACGGGGCTGGTAGGGCCTTGACTcccctaaaattaattttttttcatttaaatcctttaaaattttaaattaataaaaataaaattgtattttatctccctaaaaatgataaaattttgatttaatcgtttaagaattataaaggtatagactattaaaatggtgaaattatatttttattatcgtaaaaattacaatttaatttcggctcCCCCTTACAAAAATTTTCGGCTTCTCCCCTATCTCTGACATGCCTAGGTACGTATGGGACaggccaaaaaaaattttaaaaagaaagggGACATGATCTCGACATGATCAAGATATGGATGTCGAAAAATGAACATTGAAAGTGGCTGGAGATAACTGAAGAACAAGCAAAGAAGATGAAAAAGGATATGAGTTCCAGAAGAGAAAAGATTCTTAAAATTACAGATGAGCTTTAATTCGATGTTTAATATAAGATATGAATTTCGATTTAGTGTATACGTatgaaatattagttttaattcaattatacatattttaaagatagattgaattattttatattaaaaaaataaaattaattacgtATGCAATAAACAAACCTTAAATGATGTCACATCAATAAATGTGTTTTCGagctataaaaattaaattgaaaagggaAAAAGGCCTTTTGCTAGCTACCAGCTTGATGAAGAGAAGAAAGGTGCATAAAGAGACTTTATAGTATATCACATGCAGCACCAACCAAGGCAATGCAAGCTGTACCTAACCAGGGAAAGGTGGTAGGTAGCCATAGTTAAGGAGCAATTACTAGTACCATAAAATGAAAGGCCAATTTAGACATTGAAGAACGAAAAATGGAAggccaaaaccaaaatatgaAGATACTATGCCTTCACGGGTTTAGAACCAGTGGGAAGTTCCTGCAGAAGCAAATCAGCAAATGGGatccttctctttttcttcatcaCTTTCAAAtggtatgtatgtatgtatgataATTGAATCATGTAATATAATGTTTGAATTCATATTATGACTATATATTAAtgttcaaaattattaataagagTTGCGAATGAAATCTCGACATTGTTGGCAAAGTTTGAGTTCTTAAGTTTTTGAATACCCAAATTTACATCTCATCATTTGCAATTACCATTATAGGTTTTAGTGTGTAATCAGTTTGTGCTTTGTCTTGATTTGATTCTAATTTGTAATTGTtcgaataattatatatatttgttttgtattttgtaAATTCAGGATTTTCCTGACGGGTTATTTAGTGCCGGAGGAAAGTCAGACATAGAAGGCATATTCCCTCCTCCATACTTTGAATGGTTCCAATTCAACAAGGAATTCACAGAGTACACAAACCTTGAGGAATGCATCTCTCACCTGTGTCAATATATCACCCACAATGGCCCTTTTCATGGATTGCTCGGCTTTTCCCAGGGTGCAACTCTTGGTGCTCTTCTATTGGGCTACAAGGCACAGGTAATATAAGTTTTTAGTTCCAGAAACATGGATCAAAAGCCAACACTAAGCCTACTCTAAGCCTtttaaatgatgatgatgatctcTGTGGCGAAAACAGGGGAAGGTGTTAAAGGAGCATCCAcctttcaaaatgtttgtatcaATATCAGGATCAAAATTCAGAGAGCCAAGCATATGCGAGGTGGCTTACAAAGACAAAATCAATGTGAAATCAGTTCACTTCATCGGAGCTAAGGATTGGTTAAAGTTGCCTTCCGAGGATTTGGCTACTGCTTTCCATGATCCTCTTATCATAAGGCACCCCCAAGGTCATACTGTCCCACGTTTGGGTACGTACCTTAATGCTCGCTTCTGTTTTGCCTTTTCATACACTGTGTTGGATTCCTATTTCTAAAGggttttttatacaataatactaaaaaaaattaatcaaatataaaaatgaggTCGGAACtgattaattacgaaaatgagGTGTTTGTTATAGTGTTTCTCCCAATCATGCAGCaatcataacatttttaaaaaaaagttttttcttGTGCCGTCACTATATCAGGCGGCATtggtatatatttttaaaaatattcatattttcacGGGTATACACgttggaaaaacaaaaaatatatattatttttagtgccGCCTGGCACATCGATGGCACcgctcaaaatttaaaaaagaaattccCGACAGTCAGGCAGCACCAGCCTGACACCTGTTGCCAATGTGACCAATCGGTCATGCCTTGGTTGTACCGAGgcacattttcttttttttttaggtgacaccaataaaaaatattttttttgttttttcaatgtGTATACCCATGAAAATACGAgtgtttttaaatatacatatcgATACGGCCTAACATAGTGGcgacacaaaaaaaaattgttttcttttaaaaacgtCATGATAACTGCATGATTGGGCAAAAAGTGGGGTGGTCCACTTGACACACCGACTGCACCAAGAAACACCGTGGTAAACATCCCATTTtcgtatttaattaattttttagtattatttttattaaaaaaaaaccatttctAAACTCATCCatatttaacttgatttttatattttcattgtcAGTAGAGTTTTAGCTTAGTTGACACTAGACTTGCTCCTGAGTCGGGTCATCTGTCCAGGGCAATttgaaaaatgggagggtttaGACAAAATACGATGAtcaaaaaatgggtttggataaaatttaaGTCCCGATTTCTATATAAGTCTGGCATTGAGTAAGATCTTTTGGTTCGAGTCCGGTCTGGCcctaatatattatgttataaacataattatattaattataatgtcactaacccaataaactaaataatccaactcaaaatataaaagtctaaaaattatacttaatacaataaaatatttattatatttatttgtgttttaatataataaaacatctattatatatatggaagtatttttaatataaatatttttaatgtattagaaaacttttattttaacgtcattttagttcatttagtttattgtattattaaaaaatatttttaaataaaaattaatctaaaaaaaatcaaatatgggtGGGTCGGGTAGGACTCAAGTTTGCCTTTCTTAAATTGAGTAGGGCTCGGAAAAAAAAAGCAAGTCTGTTTTTCAAACCAAACCGAGaccgaatttaaaaaattaatttaaatacattGCATGGATTCAACTTAACTCATGAACATTTCTAATTAACAcgattcatataatattttatcaaatgtGTTACAGAACTAAAGTCTCAAATATAACACTGTGTATTGCACTAGACCCCCATAAAATCTTCTAGCAATAGCATGTAACATTACcgattttattttatggtttaatataacatttggtatctaaatttaatactcttttttaatttgatacctAAACTTGACACTTTTCTTAAGTTGGTACTTAATCTTTTTTGGGGCCTAATTTGACACCTGAACTTGactcttttttctaatttggtacttgaactggTCAAACGTTTTACAAATTACTCCAATATActaacaatgttatttttttatgagataacaaaaataatcaatgtatAACCAACATGTGACAGATAATGTGgtatttcttttgtattttatatgttcaactacttttagtttttatttatttattttattaattaaaattaattaatttcttttaattgagttttaaaactcttttttcttatttaatgtTAATTCACTAATCATAACTCAATGcctatctttttaatttgaatttccTCTAATACTGACAATATTTTTGTAgcataaccaaaaaaattaacaccattattgttttgtgtaatttatataacatttaataaatttaggtaccaaattggacccaaaaaaaattaggtatcaaattaaaaaaatgtcaggttcaataccaaatattatattaaaccgGATTTGATTCATCCCTTCTCACAGATGAGGTATCCATAGAGCAATTGCGCAAATGGATAGCAAATATTCTCTTTGATAACAACGATGGCATTAGCAAAGGGGAAGAACATGATGAACAAGAAACACTGAAGGTCGACACACCAAAAGAGTTGCAAAATAACATCATTGACGACGGCAACAACAACCAAATCAATGCCGTGGAAATTGCAACAAGTGAAGAGGAAATACCAAAAGAAATGCAAAATAAGATCATCATCAGCAACAACCAAATAAATGCCTCGGAATTTGCAGGGAAGGAACTTAAAGAGGTGATTCAAGATAAGAGCATCAACACTCAAATTGATGCCTCCCAAGATGCATTGTAAGCACTTAGGATTTCTTTTTGCTTATGGAGGATAAGGTTAGGATGTTgaaattaatagtttaaatttttttttttttatgtttacttTCTTGTTTACGTATGTTTGTTTGAATTGGACCGACCCAATTTTCATTAAGAATAGAATAATAAGTTTTTGAATTGAATCgacctatttttcattttccatttaaataattgttttatttaatcttttttttatctctatcaattattattatagcCTCACTTTGTGCATCATTTTTCctgatttttcatttaatataaattatatttaattaattagtctcagaatttatatatatttttaaaaatgttttatagAAAGTTTAAGTAATGGGATATTTTCGGGGAAATAATGCGAAAAGAGTACTATATCTGTAGAAGGGCAAATTACACAGttagttattcaattttaataagttttattttggtcactgaaatgaaaaaattctcaaatatAGTATTGCCATTAGATACTAGTTTTATTCACCCaactttaatatgttttattttggtcacttatttttcttttaaaattaattttactttttttcacgTAAAAATAGGAaaaccattttttcttttttaaaatgaattttagttttcttttccaataaaaatgaaaatagctGGATTTTACGCGGAATTACCTAGGTTTTGATAGAGTTGAAGTTTTTCCCTTTATTTGAAAaaacaataattctaaaaaaaattgagtgtaCAATAACATTACTGTTAGCCAAATTAATGGTGAATTGCCAAAACGAAACATTACCAAAGTTGggtaaaataagaaaactatCTAAAGATAGTGCTAGATTTTATTTCggtaaccaaaatgaaaatttactaaaattgtgTAACTATGTAGTTTATcctatacataaatatttaccCATATCAAATTATCTTTACCCTATGATAGGATATCATTACACGGCTCCCACGACCCCTTTTATACCCACTTTGAAGATGGGACAAAGGGAACTCCTACCTTTCTCTCAACTAAGCTCCATGGGAGCTCTCATAACCTCGACTTAGCTACTTGCAACTCTTGGCTCATTAAGTAAATCGTCTCCAATTTTGCAACACTTTTATATCAATAATACATTTTTTTCCTTACATAACTTTCACGATGTTTTAAGGTGGCTatgtgaataaattttttttttcaaaacgtCACATAATCCAATCAGCAAAATTACACTAActtattaacaattaaattttaattattaaataaaaaatttaaatttcaaaatatacaaTCGAGTACAAAGATTGTGAGCATGATCAGCCTACGAATAATAATAAGTAGAAGCAAATCAATACAAACTACAAAGTTCgatcaaactaaaataaaaatatatccaTCCCTATATCACAATAAATGgacaatatttgtttgtttttaaggcataataatttatttggctctttaattttgtaaaaaatatca from Gossypium raimondii isolate GPD5lz chromosome 1, ASM2569854v1, whole genome shotgun sequence harbors:
- the LOC105786250 gene encoding dihydrofolate reductase codes for the protein MEGQNQNMKILCLHGFRTSGKFLQKQISKWDPSLFLHHFQMDFPDGLFSAGGKSDIEGIFPPPYFEWFQFNKEFTEYTNLEECISHLCQYITHNGPFHGLLGFSQGATLGALLLGYKAQGKVLKEHPPFKMFVSISGSKFREPSICEVAYKDKINVKSVHFIGAKDWLKLPSEDLATAFHDPLIIRHPQGHTVPRLDEVSIEQLRKWIANILFDNNDGISKGEEHDEQETLKVDTPKELQNNIIDDGNNNQINAVEIATSEEEIPKEMQNKIIISNNQINASEFAGKELKEVIQDKSINTQIDASQDAL
- the LOC105786249 gene encoding 5-formyltetrahydrofolate cyclo-ligase-like protein COG0212: MHSPELLHYYPKFHSMDSYMIRLSSPFTYNHKCYLFANQKLSRHFTSFNFRLQSRKNSTSDAKEFDESAFEAERLRLDAKARESMAQISKTMTETTAEAEADPKAWKWVIRKRIWDLMEAQNIAQNPRPVHHRIPNFVGASSAAKKLSELEAFVMANCVKVNPDSPQKQVRFLTLSDGKKLLTPQPRLRTGFFSILESSMLTPSTINEACTSVGVAKYGRPIGFDEKIKVDVIVIGSVAVDPKTGARLGKGEGFAELEYGMLRYMGAIDDSTPVVTSVHDCQIVDDIPVEKLLVHDVPVDIICTPTQVIFTNRTVPKPQGIYWDKLSPEKLGQIRILRELKSRIEQETGKKLPCGPSEKLPPTAQRRRRRS